DNA from Deltaproteobacteria bacterium:
TGGGCATGTCGCTGGAGGAGATCACGCCGGATCTGGCCCGCCGATTCGGGCTCTCTGAGACCCGGGGACTTGTGGTGACGGCCGTCCAGGGCGGGACCCCGGCAGCAGAGAGCGGCATTCGGCCGGGGGACGTTATCCTGGAAATGGACCAGGAACCGGTAAACAGCATACAGGAATTTGAAAGGAGGATCGCTGCTTACAAAAAAGGAGACACGATCCTCCTGCTGATCAAGCGACGGAACACCACCCTTTTTACCACTATCAGAATACCGGAGTGAAGGATCGGAGATGGAGGCGGGCGGACGCGGTTTTCGCCTGCATCTAATAATGGAACCCGATCGGCAAGGGGCGGAGGATTTCAGGGCCGCCCCTTGTTTGTCTGTTCTCCCATCCGGCCTCCGCCTGAAGAACCCTTCAACAACAGGCCGATATCCGCCAGTTCATGGGTCACCCTCATCCCGGGCAGGCTTTCGAAAAAGAAGTGCCCGTACCTGCTCCGAATGATCCTCACATCCAGGATACAGAGGACGCCCCGGTCCGAGGTGTTCCTGATGAGTCTCCCAAGGCCTTGCTTAAGGGCTATGATGGCCGAAGGGAGCTGGTATTCCATGAAGGGATTGCCTCCCCTTGCCCGGATGGCGTCGATGCGTGCGGCAACTAAGGGATCACCGGGCGAATCAAAGGGCAGCTTGTCGATGATCAGGCAGCTCAGGGCCTCTCCCGGCACATCCACTCCCTGCCAAAATGACCCCGTGGCCAGCAAAACCGAGTGAGTATCCTTCCTGAAATCGTCCAGGAGCACGGATTTGGGGGCCTCTCCTTGCTTGAAGACGGTATAGGAGAGTTTCCCGCTCAGGAATTCGTGGGCCAGGTTGAGGTTCTGGTGGCTCGTAAAGAGCACGAGGGCCCGTCCCGAGGTGATCTCAAGGATCTCAAGGATCCTTTTCGCAGCCTTCCGGGGAAATTCGGGAAGGGAGGGGAGCGGGAGATCCGTGGGCACGTAAAGAAGGGTCTGGTTCTCGAAGTCGAAATGGGAGGGATGGATCCCGGACAGCAACGGCCCGGAAAGTCCCATGCGCGACTTGAAATAATCGAAGTTTCCCTTGGTGGAAAGGGTCGCCGAGGTGAACACGAGGGTCCTGGTCTCCTGGTAGAGCAGTTCGTCCATATCCGAAGAGATGTCCAGGGGGGATGCATGGAGCACGAGGTTGGTCTTGCGCCGCTCATACCAATTCAGCCAGTTGACATCCCTGAAGGACAGGATTTCCTCAAGGGAACGATGGATTTCCTCGGCCCTGAAGAGACAGGCCTGGAAGGTGTTGCTCCGGTGACTCCTCCATTCCGAATTTTGATGGATCCGCCGCAGGCCTTGAATCATCATCGCGACCGGTCCATGGGCGAGCTTTTCAAGGGCGTCAGGGTTCAGACGCCCCCGGTTTTCTTTCGGCAGGCAGCCGGAGAGTTGATTTACCCCGGTACGAACCAGATCCAGGGATCTTGACAGGGCCTTCCTGGCCGTTTTCTCTAAGTTTCCCATCTCTTTTTCAAGGTCCCTGGCCCAATCCAGGACTTGGCGGGTACTCAGTCTCCGCCCGAAGTAATGGGTGGCGATCTCTTCGAGATTGTGGGCCTCATCGAAAACCACCACCTGGAAAGGGGGGAGGATCTCCCCTAATCCACTTTTTTTCACCACCAGATCTGCAAAAAAAAGGTGATGGTTGACAATGATGATCTGCGATCGGGCGGCCCTTCTTCGGAGGGCGGCCAGGTAGCAATCTTCCCAGTAAAGGCATCGGGAGCCGAGGCATTGATCGGAAGAGGCGGACAGATCGTCCCAAAGGGGGTCGTCATCCCGGATCCAGGGAAGCTCGCCCCTGTCGGCGAATTCAGTCTGTTTCAGCCATTCGGTCAGCCGCCGCCTGGTTTCCTCGAGATCCGGCCTGAGAAGGGAGGCCTGGGAGAATAGTTGGTGGTAGCGGTGCAGGCACAGGTAGTTCTTCCTTCCCTTCATCAGGAGGGCGTCTACCCTGCGGCCGGTCGCCGAAGCAAGGAGGGGGATATCTTTCTGGTAAATCTGTTCCTGCAGGTTCTTGGTGCCCGTGGAGATGACCGCCCGCTTTCCGCTCAAGAGAAGGGGAACAAGGTATCCCAGGGTTTTGCCCGTGCCGGTGCCTGCCTCCACAATGGCAGGTTGCTTCGTCTCGATAGCCTCGAGGATCAGCCGCGCCATTGCAATTTGGGAAGGCCGACACTCGAATCCCTCAAGGGATTTCCTCAGGGCGCCCTCTTTGCCGAGGATGCCTTCTATCGGGTCAGGAGAGCAAGGCATGGCAAGAATATAGCCGCGGTGTTCCGGGCCGTCAACGGATATGCCCCTTGAAGGGCACGGGTTCGAAGCGTCACTATTACGACATATCGTCAAATATCCTTCCTGCTCTCACTTTATTTTCATCATGCTCCGCCCCCTGGAGAAGGCTCGAGAGGTATAAAGTTTGGCCTAGAAATTCAGATTATTTCTGTTCTTTTTATGAAAAACCAGACAATGTTCATGATATTGGCACGCTCCATGCTTGAAATGACAAAAGGATTTGGACCAGAAAACCAAAAACGGGATCAAGGGAACATATCGATGGAAAAAGAGATCCTGACGATTGAAGAGGCGGCGGCATTGCTTCGGATCGGAAAACGGTCCCTTTACAAGCTGGCCAAGGACGGGCGGATTCCCGGCAAGAAGATCATGAACAAGTGGCGCTTTGAAAAAGAGAGCCTGAAGGCCTGGATCCGCTCAGGGGACAACGACCGGGCCGGGACGGGATGAGAGGACTCTGATGGCGGCCCATCAGCCCTTCCCCTCCCCCGGGGAAAATAGGACAGGGCACTGGATCGAGGATTTCCTTATTAATGGACATACCTAAAAGGATCGACCGTTTCCAAGTCATCAAGGAACTGGGAAATGGAGCCCAGGGAGTGGTCTACCTCGCCCTTGACCCCCGACTGGACAGGAAGGTCGCCATAAAAACCCTCCATTTGCGTCTCTCGAGGGACGGAGAACGTCATGCAAGCCTTCTGCGGGAGGCGAAGACCGTAGGAAAACTGCAGCATCCCAACATCATACCGGTTTTCGAGGCAGGGAATTTCAACGGAAGGCCCTACCTGGTTTTCGAGTATGTAGAAGGGGTATCCCTGCGGGAACTCCTCAAGAAAGAGGGACCAATGGAAGTCCACCGGGCCGTTTCGATCATGGGCCGGATCCTGGATGGTATGGCCTATGCCCATCAGCATGGAGTCATCCACCGGGACCTCAGCCCTTCCAACATCCTCATCAGCGCCGGGGACACACCCAGGATCATGGACTTTGGCATCTCGGTGGTGATGAAGGACCGCAAGAGTCAGTCCGGAGACCTTGCAGGGACACCCGGTTACATGCCTCCGGAATCGTTTTCGGGCGGGACCCTCGGGCCCCAGTCAGATGTCTTTTCCCTGGGGCTCATCTTTTATGAGATGCTGGTGGGGCAACCGGCTGTTAAGGCGGAAAACGAGTTCACCGCCATGTACAAGACCGCCCATGAATCCCTGTCGCCCCCTTCCCTCCAAAACGAGGTCGTAGATGAGGGGCTGGACGCGATCATCCTCAGGTCCCTGGAAAAAGACCCCGACGCCCGCTATCGCGAAGCCCGGGAGATGAAGAGGGCACTGGAAGACTACCTCAAGGTTGAAACGGAAGATGAAGGGGAGGTGAAATCGGAACTGGATACCAATGCAACCGTGGATTTCCTCCTCCGCCGCATGCGCCACAAGAGCGATTTTCCGACCTTTTCCCGTCACATTATGGAAATCAACCGGATGGCTTCCTCCGGAAGTCTCAACTACACTTCCGCCTCCCAGCTGGCCAATACCATCATCAAGGACTATGCCCTCACCAACAAGCTCCTGAAACTTGTCAATTCGGCATTTTACAGCCACTTTTCCGGACGGGTCACGACGGTTTCAAGGGCCGTGGTCATCCTGGGGTTCGAGCAGATCCGCACCGCGGCGGCCAGCCTCCTCCTCTTCGAGCACCTCCAGAACAAGGCTCAGTCCCAGGAACTTAAGGACGCCGCCCTCAGTTCCTTCATGAGCGGGATGATCGCTGAGGAACTCTCCGGCAAGATGTCCAGGGGCATCTCAGAGGAGGCCTTCATTTGTGCGATGCTTCGCAACCTCGGACGGCACCTGGTCATCTTCTATTTCCCTGAAGAGTACAAACAGATCAAGACCAGGATGATCCAGAAGGGCATCAGCGAGTCGGCGGCCTCCCGCGCCATCCTCGGCATTTCCTACGGGGAGCTGGGGGCGGGCATCGCAAGGGCCTGGAAGTTCCCTGAAAAGATCATTCAGAGCATGAAACCGCTGCCCCGTGGGAACCTCGGGCCGGCAAGATCCGATGAGGAAGTGCTCCGAAACCTCTCGGCCTTTTCCAATTCCCTTTGCAAGATCGCCAGCACGACCGAAGGCAGGGAAAGGGAAAAGGCCCTTTCAGCCCTCATACACCGCTTTGAGAAGAGCCTGCCGGTATCCGAAAAACAGATTTCTTCCCTGCTTGATCGAGCCAGGGACCGAGTGAAAACCTATTCAGACACCCTGAAGATCAATACTTCCAAAAGCGCTTTTCTGCGAAATCTCGCCGAATACTCTCGGGGCCGCTCAGGGGCGGGCAAAAAGGAAGAGGTCCCTCGAGTGGCGGAAGAGCCTGAAGTTTCACCGGACTCCTCCGCACCCAAATACCAGGCACTGGAGATCCCTGAGACCGAGGTCCCCCTTGATGAGACTGCTGACCCGAAGATCGTGTTGATCAACGGAATCCAGGAGATCACCAACACCCTACTCGAAGATTTCGAGATCAACAGCATCCTGACCATGATTCTTGAGACCATGTACCGGGGTTTCGGCTTCTTCAGGGTCCTGCTCTGTCTGGTCGACCCGCGGCGATCCTA
Protein-coding regions in this window:
- a CDS encoding HDOD domain-containing protein; this encodes MDIPKRIDRFQVIKELGNGAQGVVYLALDPRLDRKVAIKTLHLRLSRDGERHASLLREAKTVGKLQHPNIIPVFEAGNFNGRPYLVFEYVEGVSLRELLKKEGPMEVHRAVSIMGRILDGMAYAHQHGVIHRDLSPSNILISAGDTPRIMDFGISVVMKDRKSQSGDLAGTPGYMPPESFSGGTLGPQSDVFSLGLIFYEMLVGQPAVKAENEFTAMYKTAHESLSPPSLQNEVVDEGLDAIILRSLEKDPDARYREAREMKRALEDYLKVETEDEGEVKSELDTNATVDFLLRRMRHKSDFPTFSRHIMEINRMASSGSLNYTSASQLANTIIKDYALTNKLLKLVNSAFYSHFSGRVTTVSRAVVILGFEQIRTAAASLLLFEHLQNKAQSQELKDAALSSFMSGMIAEELSGKMSRGISEEAFICAMLRNLGRHLVIFYFPEEYKQIKTRMIQKGISESAASRAILGISYGELGAGIARAWKFPEKIIQSMKPLPRGNLGPARSDEEVLRNLSAFSNSLCKIASTTEGREREKALSALIHRFEKSLPVSEKQISSLLDRARDRVKTYSDTLKINTSKSAFLRNLAEYSRGRSGAGKKEEVPRVAEEPEVSPDSSAPKYQALEIPETEVPLDETADPKIVLINGIQEITNTLLEDFEINSILTMILETMYRGFGFFRVLLCLVDPRRSYIQARFGFGDNIEKIMEDFGFKLKREADVFNLSLVQGKDLGIDDIEDPRIQSGIPAWYRKLVLAPAFVLYPIMINKKPLGLIYADRNRKGRVLSGDQLHYMKTLCNQAVLAMKQMRFRS
- a CDS encoding helix-turn-helix domain-containing protein; its protein translation is MEKEILTIEEAAALLRIGKRSLYKLAKDGRIPGKKIMNKWRFEKESLKAWIRSGDNDRAGTG
- a CDS encoding ATP-dependent DNA helicase, yielding MTICRNSDASNPCPSRGISVDGPEHRGYILAMPCSPDPIEGILGKEGALRKSLEGFECRPSQIAMARLILEAIETKQPAIVEAGTGTGKTLGYLVPLLLSGKRAVISTGTKNLQEQIYQKDIPLLASATGRRVDALLMKGRKNYLCLHRYHQLFSQASLLRPDLEETRRRLTEWLKQTEFADRGELPWIRDDDPLWDDLSASSDQCLGSRCLYWEDCYLAALRRRAARSQIIIVNHHLFFADLVVKKSGLGEILPPFQVVVFDEAHNLEEIATHYFGRRLSTRQVLDWARDLEKEMGNLEKTARKALSRSLDLVRTGVNQLSGCLPKENRGRLNPDALEKLAHGPVAMMIQGLRRIHQNSEWRSHRSNTFQACLFRAEEIHRSLEEILSFRDVNWLNWYERRKTNLVLHASPLDISSDMDELLYQETRTLVFTSATLSTKGNFDYFKSRMGLSGPLLSGIHPSHFDFENQTLLYVPTDLPLPSLPEFPRKAAKRILEILEITSGRALVLFTSHQNLNLAHEFLSGKLSYTVFKQGEAPKSVLLDDFRKDTHSVLLATGSFWQGVDVPGEALSCLIIDKLPFDSPGDPLVAARIDAIRARGGNPFMEYQLPSAIIALKQGLGRLIRNTSDRGVLCILDVRIIRSRYGHFFFESLPGMRVTHELADIGLLLKGSSGGGRMGEQTNKGRP